A genomic window from Chanodichthys erythropterus isolate Z2021 chromosome 1, ASM2448905v1, whole genome shotgun sequence includes:
- the nexmifb gene encoding neurite extension and migration factor, with product MIEPASIPGLTQDCLIQQSRTCPGCFIETKDLSSVEASINLKMADMNRDYTTCPISDINMQCMSTSETVSYGEELLSDQLLSFPVPKTQQVEKKDTEKIDLDDSASRNLYEGLLLDKCNGEDGLLTNPNQDWGYFESFISESKMELLDLCSKNELSVNLFSEEDVGNYMFDDDDDSTLSSDVCSLKIRYESFQDNMREKTNVLQEETQFNFFPSVLVNCTKKETSVVKRVVDDLAPKPEELEFQNDSKGDGNDCSIEQTPDYSPKMNYFIDSSNSADDSGEYSDDSSSTISSIDTFQDNRPKNLFSRKNSSCSNHLNYGLRDKRKVRYSDDYLYYVESTDGERNIEKREKPPIGPKQEEDLDWCPKKRRKYSRKDPPVIIKYIIVNRFKGEKCMAVKLGRIDSADTTVSLNEDTINKYGKLAPLKDFWQEKQREREEQLKLAAGDKHNSHHHAFSSSPSKRKFKLANRLRIQRIQTVEQSPNTQGPFACDPRQEVASTDETASMGMPLTIATSCASTLDPNDIIHTAVRKSRSQEREEGRIGNKIFRIQKFRSEARLRSKKMRDLVENSESMTDLTEVCSLQKNMDAVGGAEDENVSPAAHSPHLCESQTANASEKFAFVTTTCSPNKETSSENVAASVSVIPGGYLQTLLDASDSSGSTGIPFFPQQTQHSLGLSLEKQQFSSIQLAQSCVLSPPSESELQQSPQNCPTLTQMWHPQLGPNQQFGAADIAESAIQPNSFTGEMAMPMSESLTVSGYSQLSLESNRMLYEKNYMPEQPLPHDAEFQACQGQPQFQRATLHTDNGRLISFDSVGSLSATSSNYSSLSLKSCEKDGEDDVNENFLAHCSPKLVIQQSIEEITPLKESTDLLDISNFTPDKFRHTSLSELSPPETPNLSPQVIGREMKIAGKVTDFQDGAKMSCTKDADWNCKMIEQRDLARYSVDGHEYQLHIFNGEDNLNLGTKEKNLADFDGDMMSAIKGTKAKRKNSNKQTAGQGTKKSKAPKAPKAEKGKIPRQTSRASKKLKALLDEKGGKGQAEGAAHLLKDSGSEEWTGIGCSESKSQVQDDQREFEEPSNILSNIVSGMAEVQRFMMASVEPIWGPASNVCLPSDSNSLKLKTLKILAGTSSEPKKKGNCGANGGTKGRKGGTKSGKNQAKFNASLPFFPQLALGCNMFDKPSLGVPGINGPAHKKMYRHKTSAKFPRIENLKGTRPERDPNKDISLMASFEKLR from the coding sequence ATGATAGAACCTGCAAGCATACCTGGGCTCACACAGGACTGTTTGATTCAGCAAAGTCGCACCTGTCCGGGCTGCTTTATTGAGACTAAGGATTTGTCCAGTGTAGAGGCCAGTATCAACCTCAAAATGGCTGACATGAACCGAGACTACACCACCTGCCCTATCTCTGATATTAACATGCAATGTATGAGCACAAGTGAGACAGTAAGTTATGGAGAAGAGCTCCTCTCAGATCAACTTTTGAGCTTTCCTGTCCCCAAAACCCAGCAGGTGGAGAAGAAGGACACAGAGAAGATAGACTTAGATGATTCCGCCTCCAGAAACCTGTATGAGGGCCTGCTATTAGACAAGTGCAATGGAGAGGATGGCTTGCTTACCAATCCAAATCAGGACTGGGGCTATTTTGAGTCCTTCATTAGCGAGAGTAAGATGGAATTGCTGGATCTCTGCTCCAAGAACGAGTTATCCGTAAATCTCTTCTCTGAGGAGGACGTGGGAAATTACAtgtttgatgatgatgatgattccACTCTAAGCAGCGACGTGTGCTCGCTAAAGATCCGCTATGAGTCCTTCCAGGACAACATGAGAGAGAAAACCAATGTTCTGCAAGAAGAAACCCAGTTCAACTTTTTCCCAAGTGTCTTGGTAAACTGCACAAAGAAAGAGACTAGTGTGGTAAAGCGAGTTGTGGATGATCTAGCACCTAAACCAGAGGAGCTTGAATTTCAAAATGACAGCAAAGGGGATGGAAATGACTGCTCCATAGAGCAGACACCTGATTACAGCCCAAAAATGAACTACTTCATTGATTCAAGCAACTCAGCTGATGACTCAGGGGAGTATAGTGATGACAGCTCCTCCACCATTTCCTCTATTGACACCTTCCAAGACAACAGGCCTAAAAACTTGTTCTCACGAAAGAACTCAAGCTGCTCAAACCATCTGAACTATGGATTACGGGACAAGAGAAAAGTTAGGTATAGTGATGACTACTTGTATTATGTTGAGTCCACCGATGGGGAAAGAAACATTGAAAAGCGAGAGAAACCACCGATTGGTCCAAAACAAGAAGAGGATCTTGACTGGTGCCCTAAAAAGAGACGAAAATACTCTCGCAAGGATCCACCTGTAATAATCAAATATATTATTGTCAACAGGTTTAAAGGAGAGAAATGCATGGCTGTAAAGCTGGGCAGAATCGATTCAGCTGACACAACAGTAAGCTTAAATGAGGATACAATCAACAAATATGGGAAGCTTGCACCTCTGAAAGATTTCTGGCAggagaaacagagagaaagagaggaacAGCTTAAGCTGGCAGCAGGAGATAAACACAATTCTCACCATCATGCCTTTAGTTCAAGTCCCTCCAAAAGGAAATTCAAGCTAGCAAACAGGCTTAGAATTCAGAGAATTCAAACTGTGGAGCAATCACCCAACACCCAGGGCCCCTTTGCCTGTGATCCCAGGCAGGAGGTTGCTTCTACAGATGAAACTGCCTCCATGGGAATGCCATTAACAATAGCCACCAGCTGTGCAAGCACATTAGACCCAAATGACATCATACACACTGCCGTCCGGAAGAGCAGATCACAAGAGAGGGAGGAAGGGAGAATAGGAAATAAGATATTCAGAATACAGAAATTTAGAAGTGAAGCCAGACTTAGGAGCAAGAAAATGAGAGACCTTGTGGAGAATAGCGAGAGCATGACAGACCTGACAGAAGTTTGCTCGCTGCAGAAAAATATGGACGCAGTAGGAGGTGCTGAAGATGAAAACGTCAGCCCAGCTGCACACAGTCCCCATTTGTGTGAGAGTCAAACAGCTAATGCCTCTGAAAAATTTGCTTTTGTGACTACCACCTGCTCCCCTAACAAAGAAACATCGTCTGAGAATGTGGCTGCAAGTGTTTCCGTTATCCCAGGAGGCTACCTGCAAACATTATTAGATGCCTCTGATTCTTCAGGTAGCACTGGTATCCCATTTTTCCCTCAGCAGACCCAGCATTCACTGGGTCTCTCTTTGGAAAAGCAGCAATTCTCCTCAATTCAGCTAGCACAAAGTTGTGTCCTTTCTCCACCATCAGAATCAGAGCTCCAACAGTCACCCCAGAATTGTCCAACTCTTACCCAGATGTGGCACCCTCAGCTTGGTCCCAACCAGCAGTTTGGTGCTGCAGATATTGCTGAATCTGCCATCCAACCCAACAGCTTCACTGGAGAGATGGCTATGCCCATGTCTGAGAGCCTGACCGTGTCAGGCTATAGCCAGTTGAGTCTGGAGAGCAACAGAATGCTTTATGAAAAGAATTACATGCCTGAGCAGCCATTGCCTCATGATGCTGAGTTTCAGGCATGTCAGGGGCAGCCACAGTTTCAAAGAGCCACACTGCACACCGACAATGGCCGGCTCATCAGTTTCGATTCAGTTGGCTCGCTGTCAGCTACTTCTAGCAATTACAGCTCTCTGAGTCTTAAGTCATGTGAGAAGGATGGCGAGGATGATGTGAATGAGAACTTTCTAGCCCACTGCAGTCCAAAACTGGTGATTCAGCAGAGTATCGAAGAAATCACACCCCTGAAGGAGTCCACAGACTTGCTGGATATCTCCAACTTCACTCCAGATAAATTCAGACACACATCATTGTCAGAACTCTCTCCTCCAGAGACACCTAATTTATCCCCTCAAGTAATAGGCCGTGAGATGAAGATAGCTGGGAAGGTCACTGACTTCCAGGATGGGGCCAAGATGTCATGCACCAAAGATGCGGACTGGAACTGCAAAATGATCGAGCAGCGAGATCTGGCTAGATATTCAGTAGATGGTCACGAGTATCAATTGCACATTTTTAATGGTGAAGACAACTTAAACCTGGGGACAAAGGAGAAAAATCTAGCTGACTTTGATGGTGATATGATGAGTGCAATTAAGGGGACCAAGGCAAAGAGGAAAAATAGCAACAAACAAACTGCAGGGCAGGGTACCAAAAAAAGCAAAGCCCCAAAAGCTCCTAAGGCAGAAAAGGGCAAAATTCCACGTCAGACTTCACGAGCATCTAAAAAGTTAAAGGCTTTACTGGATGAGAAGGGTGGTAAAGGCCAGGCTGAGGGTGCTGCCCATCTGCTGAAGGACAGTGGCTCTGAGGAATGGACAGGAATAGGTTGTTCAGAGAGCAAAAGTCAAGTCCAAGATGACCAGCGAGAGTTTGAAGAGCCATCCAACATCTTATCAAATATTGTCTCAGGGATGGCTGAAGTACAGAGATTCATGATGGCCTCTGTTGAGCCAATATGGGGCCCTGCATCAAATGTCTGCTTGCCCTCAGATTCCAACAGCCTCAAGTTAAAAACTCTCAAAATCCTAGCTGGAACTTCTTCTGAACCGAAGAAGAAAGGCAATTGTGGGGCTAATGGGGGCACAAAAGGCAGAAAAGGTGGGACAAAAAGTGGTAAAAACCAGGCAAAGTTCAATGCCTCCCTGCCTTTTTTCCCTCAGTTGGCTTTGGGCTGTAACATGTTTGACAAGCCTAGCCTTGGCGTTCCTGGTATAAATGGGCCAGCACACAAAAAGATGTACCGTCACAAAACCAGTGCAAAATTCCCTCGGATTGAAAATCTAAAGGGCACGCGACCAGAACGAGACCCAAATAAGGACATATCATTAATGGCATCTTTTGAGAAACTGAggtaa